The following coding sequences are from one Brienomyrus brachyistius isolate T26 chromosome 2, BBRACH_0.4, whole genome shotgun sequence window:
- the LOC125718799 gene encoding piggyBac transposable element-derived protein 4-like, translating into MAARKRRELFTILETSADTERDSVSDSKESPLNLCTDVKWFEIPFRKPDSDDEEELLEDDEEDEFKSTAAAETADTASYITGGSCNIILVTDNGIKHEEDAEDSYYATTNSFSESMSNDSDIDFSDLEEEEQSYFNSPFDELDEDCTSPDFWGEPDQVISIEPFTAITGPQHTLGDEADTRDYFRLLFPDSLFEYMVEQTNNYALYRQRRSGKLDSHWHPTNLREMQAYIGLNILMGINQLPDYGMYWATDIFIGNAGFKKTMTARRFEKLNQNIHLCDRELEPVRGQPDYDGLYKIRPLLNVVQNTMWEAYAPNRCLTVDEGAVAVKGRFSTTQYMPSKPIKKGLKVWMLCDSKSGYCHRANIYVGKPEEDTGTVGYRVVTSLVQGLEGKYHHIFMDSFFTSVPLMQRLLQDGLYACGTTQQNRCGFPDMLKLRNVGKLAQGQFYQCQHGNIVATVMRDTKVISCLSSNSAPGIVGICQSKQCDGTVFGIPRPLPLLLYQENMRGVDLCDQLRECYQVGRPCKKWWRYFLWFYINLCIVNAYIIMRESRGGIPPAGFSGKQFTQRHFRIRLAQQLIGDYQGARGMERAARKRHSDSPIEYGHRLERMSERSRRCRNCTNKGLRHESVFGCKICNVHLCRGGCFSEFHK; encoded by the coding sequence ATGGCGGCAAGAAAAAGGCGAGAGCTTTTTACTATTTTAGAAACAAGCGCTGACACAGAAAGGGACTCGGTTTCCGATAGTAAGGAATCTCCACTTAATCTTTGTACGGACGTGAAGTGGTTTGAGATTCCTTTCAGAAAGCCCGACTCGGACGATGAGGAAGAACTGTTAGAGGATGATGAAGAGGATGAATTCAAAAGCACAGCGGCAGCAGAAACTGCGGACACGGCCAGCTACATCACGGGAGGCAGCTGCAATATTATTTTAGTCACGGACAATGGAATAAAACACGAGGAGGACGCGGAGGACTCTTATTATGCCACCACTAACAGcttttctgaatccatgtcaaaCGACTCAGACATTGATTTCTCTGACTTGGAAGAGGAGGAGCAGAGCTATTTTAACAGTCCTTTTGATGAACTGGACGAGGACTGCACCTCTCCTGACTTCTGGGGCGAACCTGATCAGGTAATTTCAATCGAGCCGTTTACCGCTATCACTGGCCCCCAGCACACATTGGGGGATGAAGCTGACACCCGTGACTATTTCCGGTTGCTCTTCCCTGACTCgctttttgaatacatggtagaacaaacaaacaactaCGCCCTCTATAGGCAAAGGAGAAGCGGGAAACTCGATTCCCACTGGCATCCTACTAACCTGAGGGAGATGCAAGCTTATATCGGACTGAATATTCTCATGGGCATTAACCAGCTTCCGGATTATGGAATGTATTGGGCTACTGATATTTTCATAGGAAATGCTGGCTTCAAAAAGACAATGACTGCCAGGCGGTTTGAAAAGCTGAACCAAAACATCCACTTGTGTGACCGCGAACTGGAGCCAGTCAGGGGTCAGCCTGATTATGATGGGCTGTACAAGATCAGGCCTCTGTTGAACGTGGTGCAAAACACTATGTGGGAAGCATATGCTCCAAATAGGTGCTTGACGGTCGACGAGGGGGCAGTCGCGGTGAAGGGCCGTTTCTCCACCACGCAGTACATGCCTTCCAAACCTATAAAAAAGGGGTTGAAGGTGTGGATGTTGTGTGACTCCAAGTCTGGATACTGCCACCGTGCCAACATCTACGTGGGTAAGCCAGAAGAGGACACAGGAACGGTCGGGTACAGGGTGGTCACCTCACTGGTGCAGGGGCTCGAGGGGAAGTATCACCACATTTTCATGGACAGCTTCTTCACCTCAGTGCCCCTGATGCAGAGGCTGTTGCAGGACGGGCTGTACGCTTGTGGGACCACGCAGCAGAACCGTTGCGGGTTCCCCGACATGCTCAAGCTGCGGAACGTGGGCAAGCTGGCGCAGGGCCAGTTCTACCAGTGCCAGCATGGCAACATCGTAGCCACCGTCATGCGCGACACCAAGGTCATCAGCTGCCTGTCATCTAACTCGGCGCCGGGCATCGTTGGTATCTGTCAGAGCAAGCAGTGTGACGGCACTGTGTTCGGCATACCACGGCCGCTCCCGCTGCTCCTGTACCAGGAGAACATGCGGGGTGTGGACCTCTGCGACCAGCTTCGTGAGTGCTACCAAGTGGGACGCCCCTGCAAAAAGTGGTGGCGCTACTTTCTGTGGTTCTACATCAACCTGTGCATCGTCAATGCCTACATCATCATGCGGGAGAGCAGGGGCGGCATCCCACCCGCAGGCTTCAGTGGGAAGCAGTTCACACAGCGTCACTTCCGCATCCGCCTAGCGCAGCAGCTGATCGGGGACTATCAGGGGGCACGGGGCATGGAGCGGGCCGCCCGCAAACGCCACTCGGATTCGCCCATAGAGTATGGCCATCGGCTCGAGCGCATGTCTGAGCGCTCTCGCAGGTGCCGGAACTGCACCAATAAGGGACTGCGACATGAGAGCGTCTTCGGTTGCAAGATCTGCAATGTGCACCTGTGCAGGGGAGGATGCTTCTCTGAGTTCCATAAATAA